The proteins below come from a single Ictalurus punctatus breed USDA103 chromosome 24, Coco_2.0, whole genome shotgun sequence genomic window:
- the brd4 gene encoding bromodomain-containing protein 4 isoform X2, with protein MDYKMHSKSNDLLDFQTLDALLEKIAHYSAAVKRDPSEECNGIGGALPAEAAPGSRLNEWCPVAPPPPLPPPPPPASAPVPVLHPTSMGDGLDAAPMSGSSSSSQGQPQPQSQPSHAFNPPPPEIVDSSRPKRQTNQLQYLSKVVLKTLWKHQFSWPFQAPVDAVKLNLPDYYKIIKNPMDMGTIKKRLENSYYWNAQECIQDFNTMFTNCYIYNKAGDDIVLMAEALEKLFLQKISEMPQEENEIAVMTPKGRGRGRRDPGLNIKPPGPGLDSPSTTPQTRGISNHGAGPQTRGPIPGPPALPPQVALQQALPPRVPPTIPQLGPPFPLGPSDCNPPGTIMTSVPPPTQTALPPMPIQQSPAPMLQSVMPKVSPQRLKQRKSQKRKADTTTPTANDQLSESSPAESKSGKTLPRRESVRPSKQPKKEAPDSQHHLAYSAPAGPNSPKVLEQLRYCAGIVKEMFAKKHTAYAWPFYKPVDVETLGLHDYHDIIKHPMDLTTIKDKLDNRQYRDAQEFAADVRLMFSNCYKYNPPDHEVVVMARKLQDVFEMRFAKMPDEPEEVFTPAPAPVLHPAAPVKPQPPIAAPSSSDSSSDSSSESESSTDDSEEERAQRLAELKEQVRKKDLKAVHEQLAALSQPQASKPKKKEKDKKEKKKEKHKKKAIPGLDEILEPPSALPTPKSKNKNNKDPLPKKTKKPSKKEGMKNNRSIPPPGTAPPTLQPGPGLDPVEESGLAGGPGSAGLVPAEKCKPMSYEEKRQLSLDINKLPGDKLGRVVHIIQSREPSLKNSNPDEIEIDFETLKPSTLRELERYVSSCLRKKKKPPEKTVETMSAKPKGSSSDSGSSSESSSSDSEDSESGMASKLKKRGHSAKEGKKGHHPVIAPGMVQPQMPLQPQAPVLQPTAQLKQQQQPQQQQQQHPSPAAYMAPQVTALESSQLLENTFDSLPHFGQPLMHMSHHTNDSSSPAPPHLNAHTASGPGSPDTHPFLNQHPILQSPALHNALPQQPSRPSNRAAPLPAKPPQPSTPQQPLQLQPQQPPQPQHHLPPHLLHPHQPIRQRPLSPPTLTPQGLLSSQPPQLLLEDDEEPMPTMPLNQVLFLQQLQQGRQQQQQQQVPLMQALQGRQSQPQSQPSLLQTVQVQSQLPVQTQLSVQTQPQAAPVHQPSPQMPQHAPRHMQQSQSQQQQQQQQQQQQQQQQQLAFSQGPVQTTQTQPAQHKVAMTPSKAQQQIIQQQQQQHPSPRQHKPDPYSTGHLIENPSPLMMHSPQISQYPPVGHQSPPQNLQPKKEPQRGPPALGPLKEEKQSPSPVMRSESFSPPIRQEPHKQPESKTHMPGHGQQRPDMKPLDTSRPVIRSSDHSGPPPTMPDKDKFKQEPKTPVAPKKDVKLKNMGSWASLAQRSTSTPSSAVKSSSDSFEQFRRAAREKEEREKALKAQAEQAEKDRQRRDQEKHRGRDDEDTMEVPRRPHEEQRRRSEHQQAQAAPPQQQHQAPSQTPTQQPQTPSAPQPSQAPPQSPASSQSALDQQREMARRREQERRRREAMAATIDMNFQSDLMAIFEENLF; from the exons AGATCCCAGCGAGGAGTGCAATGGAATCGGCGGCGCTCTCCCTGCAGAGGCCGCGCCCGGCTCGCGGCTGAACGAGTGGTGTCCCGtggcccctcctcctcctcttcctcctcctccacctcctgcaTCTGCCCCGGTGCCTGTGCTCCATCCGACCAGTATGGGTGACGGTCTGGACGCCGCACCGATGTCagggagcagcagcagcagccaggGGCAACCCCAGCCCCAGTCTCAGCCCTCTCACGCATTCAACCCCCCTCCCCCGGAGATCGTCGATTCATCACGGCCAAAGCGCCAGACCAACCAGCTGCAATATCTCTCCAAGGTGGTGCTCAAGACGCTGTGGAAGCACCAGTTCTCATGGCCCTTCCAGGCTCCCGTAGATGCCGTCAAGCTAAACCTGCCT GACTATTACAAGATCATTAAAAACCCTATGGACATGGGAACAATCAAGAAGCGGCTCGAGAACAGTTACTACTGGAACGCCCAAGAATGTATTCAAGACTTCAACACCATGTTTACCAACTGCTACATCTACAACAAG GCAGGGGATGACATAGTCTTAATGGCCGAGGCACTGGAGAAACTGTTCCTCCAGAAGATTTCGGAAATGCCCCAGGAGGAGAACGAGATCGCCGTCATGACTCCGAAGGGCCGTGGTCGGGGCAGGAGGGACCCAG ggtTGAACATAAAGCCCCCCGGACCCGGCTTAGATTCTCCGTCGACGACCCCTCAGACTCGTGGCATTTCCAATCACGGAGCAGGGCCACAGACTAGAGGACCCATACCAGGTCCTCCAGCGCTCCCTCCACAGGTGGCTCTGCAGCAAGCTCTTCCTCCTCGAGTTCCCCCTACGATCCCCCAGCTGGGTCCTCCCTTTCCGCTCGGCCCTTCAGACTGCAATCCTCCGGGCACCATCATGACCTCGGTGCCTCCCCCGACCCAGACTGCCCTTCCACCCATGCCCATTCAACAGAGTCCTGCACCGATGCTTCAGAGCGTCATGCCTAAAGTGAGTCCTCAGAGATTAAAG CAGAGAAAAAGCCAGAAGAGGAAAGCAGACACGACGACCCCCACCGCCAATGACCAGCTGAGCGAGTCCTCTCCCGCGGAGTCCAAGTCAGGAAAGACTCTCCCTCGGAGAGAGAGCGTGCGGCCGTCGAAACAACCCAAGAAAGAAGCGCCCGATTCCCAGCACCATCTGGCCTACAGCGCGCCCGCCGGCCCAAACAGCCCCAAAGTGCTGGAGCAGCTACGCTACTGCGCCGGCATCGTGAAGGAGATGTTCGCTAAGAAGCACACCGCTTACGCGTGGCCTTTCTACAAGCCGGTTGATGTGGAGACTCTGGGACTGCATGACTACCACGACATCATCAAACACCCCATGGACCTCACCACCATCAAG GACAAGTTGGACAACAGACAGTACAGAGACGCGCAGGAGTTTGCTGCGGACGTGCGGTTAATGTTCTCCAACTGCTACAAGTACAACCCTCCAGACCACGAGGTTGTGGTGATGGCGCGCAAGCTGCAG GACGTGTTTGAGATGCGCTTTGCTAAGATGCCGGATGAGCCCGAGGAGGTCTTTACCCCTGCGCCTGCCCCCGTGCTGCACCCTGCGGCCCCTGTGAAGCCTCAGCCGCCCATCGCCGCCCCCTCGTCCTCCGACAGCTCCAGCGACTCCTCGTCCGAGTCGGAATCCTCCACCGACGACTCGGAAGAGGAGAGAGCTCAGAGGCTGGCTGAGCTCAAGGAGCAGGTGCGGAAAAAAGac CTCAAGGCGGTCCACGAGCAGCTGGCAGCCCTGTCTCAGCCCCAGGCCAGCAAAccaaagaagaaagagaaggacaagaaggaaaagaagaaggagaagcaCAAAAAGAAAGCCATCCCCGGACTGGACGAGATCCTCGAGCCTCCTTCTGCTCTCCCGACCCCGAAGAGCAAGAATAAGAACAACAAAGATCCTCTGCCCAAGAAGACCAAGAAGCCAAG TAAGAAGGAAGGCATGAAGAACAACCGCTCCATTCCTCCCCCGGGCACAGCGCCTCCCACCCTGCAGCCTGGGCCTGGCCTCGACCCCGTGGAAGAGTCAGGTCTGGCAGGGGGACCGGGATCCGCGGGCTTGGTACCTGCCGAAAAGTGCAAGCCCATGTCCTACGAGGAGAAGAGACAGCTGAGCCTCGACATCAATAAGCTGCCTGGGGACAAGCTGGGCCGTGTGGTCCACATCATTCAATCCCGCGAGCCTTCGCTGAAAAACTCCAACCCGGACGAGATCGAGATCGACTTCGAGACGCTAAAACCTTCCACGCTGCGAGAGCTGGAGAGATACGTTTCGTCCTGTCTCcgcaagaagaagaagcctcCAG AAAAGACCGTGGAGACTATGAGCGCTAAGCCGAAAGGCTCGTCTTCAGACTCGGGCAGCAGCAGCGAGTCGAGCTCGTCCGACAGCGAGGACTCGGAGTCAG GAATGGCCTCTAAATTGAAGAAGAGAGGTCACTCTGCTAAAGAGGGGAAGAAAGGCCACCACCCGGTGATAGCGCCAGGTATGGTCCAGCCCCAGATGCCCCTCCAGCCCCAGGCTCCGGTCTTACAGCCCACAGCTCAGctaaaacaacagcagcagccacaacagcagcagcagcagcatccgTCTCCTGCAGCGTACATGGCTCCTCAGGTCACGGCGCTGGAGTCGTCGCAGCTGCTCGAGAACACGTTTGACTCTTTGCCCCACTTTGGACAGCCCCTCATGCACATGTCCCACCACACCAACGACTCGTCCTCTCCTGCCCCGCCTCACCTCAACGCTCACACAGCAAGTGGCCCCGGGTCACCTGACACGCACCCGTTCTTAAACCAGCACCCCATCCTCCAATCCCCAG cactgcacaACGCTCTGCCTCAGCAGCCTTCACGTCCTAGCAACAGAGCAGCGCCGCTCCCCGCCAAACCCCCGCAGCCCTCGACTCCCCAGCAGCCTCTGCAGCTCCAGCCCCAGCAGCCCCCTCAACCCCAGCACCACCTCCCTCCTCACCTCCTGCACCCCCATCAGCCCATCCGCCAGAGGCCGCTGTCCCCTCCTACGCTCACTCCGCAGGGCCTTCTCTCCTCACAGCCTCCTCAGTTACTGCTGGAGGATGATGAGGAACCCATGCCCACCATGCCCCTCAACCAGGTCCTCTTCCTGCAGCAGCTGCAGCAGGGTcgacaacagcagcagcagcagcaggtccCACTCATGCAGGCCCTCCAGGGCCGTCAGTCACAGCCACAGAGCCAGCCTTCCCTGTTGCAGACGGTGCAGGTGCAGTCACAGCTTCCTGTGCAGACCCAACTGTCTGTCCAAACTCAACCCCAGGCTGCTCCAGTGCACCAGCCCTCGCCGCAGATGCCCCAGCATGCACCCAGACACATGCAGCAATCGCagagccagcagcagcagcagcagcagcaacaacaacagcagcagcagcagcagcagctggcTTTCTCACAAGGCCCAGTGCAGACCACACAGACGCAGCCGGCGCAGCACAAAGTGGCCATGACTCCCAGTAAAGCGCAGCAGCAGATtattcagcagcagcagcagcagcatcctTCTCCACGTCAACACAAACCTGATCCCTATAGCACAG GACACCTGATAGAGAACCCCTCTCCTCTCATGATGCATTCCCCTCAGATTTCTCAGTATCCTCCTGTAGGCCATCAGTCTCCTCCACAAAACCTCCAGCCTAAAAAA GAGCCGCAGCGAGGGCCGCCGGCTCTCGGGCCTCTGAAGGAGGAGAAGCAGTCGCCCTCGCCCGTGATGAGGAGCGAGTCCTTCAGCCCGCCCATACGCCAGGAACCACACAAACAGCCTGAGAGCAAGACACACATGCCgggccacggccagcaga GGCCAGACATGAAGCCTCTGGACACGTCTCGCCCCGTAATCCGCTCCTCGGACCATAGCGGTCCACCCCCCACCATGCCGGACAAGGACAAGTTCAAACAGGAGCCCAAGACTCCTGTGGCTCCTAAAAAG GATGTGAAACTGAAGAACATGGGCTCATGGGCCAGCCTGGCGCAGAGGTCCACGTCTACGCCGTCCTCGGCGGTGAAATCGAGCAGCGACAGCTTCGAGCAGTTCCGCCGAGCAGCCCGGGAGAAGGAGGAGCGGGAGAAAGCGCTGAAGGCTCAAGCAGAGCAGGCAGAGAAGGACCGGCAGCGCAGAGACCAGGAGAAACATCG ggGCCGTGATGATGAAGATACGATGGAGGTTCCTCGAAGGCCCCATGAGGAGCAGCGGAGGCGCTCTGAGCACCAGCAAGCCCAGGCCGCTCCGCCACAACAGCAGCACCAGGCCCCGTCCCAAACGCCAACCCAACAGCCCCAGACGCCGTCCGCCCCGCAGCCGTCACAGGCACCCCCTCAGTCTCCAGCCTCCAGCCAGAGCGCCCTCGACCAGCAGAGAGAGATGGCACGCCGCCGCGAgcaagagaggaggaggagagaggcg ATGGCAGCTACCATCGACATGAACTTCCAAAGCGATCTGATGGCGATCTTCGAGGAGAACTTGTTCTGA
- the brd4 gene encoding bromodomain-containing protein 4 isoform X6 — protein sequence MGDGLDAAPMSGSSSSSQGQPQPQSQPSHAFNPPPPEIVDSSRPKRQTNQLQYLSKVVLKTLWKHQFSWPFQAPVDAVKLNLPDYYKIIKNPMDMGTIKKRLENSYYWNAQECIQDFNTMFTNCYIYNKAGDDIVLMAEALEKLFLQKISEMPQEENEIAVMTPKGRGRGRRDPGLNIKPPGPGLDSPSTTPQTRGISNHGAGPQTRGPIPGPPALPPQVALQQALPPRVPPTIPQLGPPFPLGPSDCNPPGTIMTSVPPPTQTALPPMPIQQSPAPMLQSVMPKVSPQRLKQRKSQKRKADTTTPTANDQLSESSPAESKSGKTLPRRESVRPSKQPKKEAPDSQHHLAYSAPAGPNSPKVLEQLRYCAGIVKEMFAKKHTAYAWPFYKPVDVETLGLHDYHDIIKHPMDLTTIKDKLDNRQYRDAQEFAADVRLMFSNCYKYNPPDHEVVVMARKLQDVFEMRFAKMPDEPEEVFTPAPAPVLHPAAPVKPQPPIAAPSSSDSSSDSSSESESSTDDSEEERAQRLAELKEQVRKKDLKAVHEQLAALSQPQASKPKKKEKDKKEKKKEKHKKKAIPGLDEILEPPSALPTPKSKNKNNKDPLPKKTKKPSKKEGMKNNRSIPPPGTAPPTLQPGPGLDPVEESGLAGGPGSAGLVPAEKCKPMSYEEKRQLSLDINKLPGDKLGRVVHIIQSREPSLKNSNPDEIEIDFETLKPSTLRELERYVSSCLRKKKKPPEKTVETMSAKPKGSSSDSGSSSESSSSDSEDSESGMASKLKKRGHSAKEGKKGHHPVIAPGMVQPQMPLQPQAPVLQPTAQLKQQQQPQQQQQQHPSPAAYMAPQVTALESSQLLENTFDSLPHFGQPLMHMSHHTNDSSSPAPPHLNAHTASGPGSPDTHPFLNQHPILQSPALHNALPQQPSRPSNRAAPLPAKPPQPSTPQQPLQLQPQQPPQPQHHLPPHLLHPHQPIRQRPLSPPTLTPQGLLSSQPPQLLLEDDEEPMPTMPLNQVLFLQQLQQGRQQQQQQQVPLMQALQGRQSQPQSQPSLLQTVQVQSQLPVQTQLSVQTQPQAAPVHQPSPQMPQHAPRHMQQSQSQQQQQQQQQQQQQQQQQLAFSQGPVQTTQTQPAQHKVAMTPSKAQQQIIQQQQQQHPSPRQHKPDPYSTGHLIENPSPLMMHSPQISQYPPVGHQSPPQNLQPKKEPQRGPPALGPLKEEKQSPSPVMRSESFSPPIRQEPHKQPESKTHMPGHGQQRPDMKPLDTSRPVIRSSDHSGPPPTMPDKDKFKQEPKTPVAPKKVQDVKLKNMGSWASLAQRSTSTPSSAVKSSSDSFEQFRRAAREKEEREKALKAQAEQAEKDRQRRDQEKHRGRDDEDTMEVPRRPHEEQRRRSEHQQAQAAPPQQQHQAPSQTPTQQPQTPSAPQPSQAPPQSPASSQSALDQQREMARRREQERRRREAMAATIDMNFQSDLMAIFEENLF from the exons ATGGGTGACGGTCTGGACGCCGCACCGATGTCagggagcagcagcagcagccaggGGCAACCCCAGCCCCAGTCTCAGCCCTCTCACGCATTCAACCCCCCTCCCCCGGAGATCGTCGATTCATCACGGCCAAAGCGCCAGACCAACCAGCTGCAATATCTCTCCAAGGTGGTGCTCAAGACGCTGTGGAAGCACCAGTTCTCATGGCCCTTCCAGGCTCCCGTAGATGCCGTCAAGCTAAACCTGCCT GACTATTACAAGATCATTAAAAACCCTATGGACATGGGAACAATCAAGAAGCGGCTCGAGAACAGTTACTACTGGAACGCCCAAGAATGTATTCAAGACTTCAACACCATGTTTACCAACTGCTACATCTACAACAAG GCAGGGGATGACATAGTCTTAATGGCCGAGGCACTGGAGAAACTGTTCCTCCAGAAGATTTCGGAAATGCCCCAGGAGGAGAACGAGATCGCCGTCATGACTCCGAAGGGCCGTGGTCGGGGCAGGAGGGACCCAG ggtTGAACATAAAGCCCCCCGGACCCGGCTTAGATTCTCCGTCGACGACCCCTCAGACTCGTGGCATTTCCAATCACGGAGCAGGGCCACAGACTAGAGGACCCATACCAGGTCCTCCAGCGCTCCCTCCACAGGTGGCTCTGCAGCAAGCTCTTCCTCCTCGAGTTCCCCCTACGATCCCCCAGCTGGGTCCTCCCTTTCCGCTCGGCCCTTCAGACTGCAATCCTCCGGGCACCATCATGACCTCGGTGCCTCCCCCGACCCAGACTGCCCTTCCACCCATGCCCATTCAACAGAGTCCTGCACCGATGCTTCAGAGCGTCATGCCTAAAGTGAGTCCTCAGAGATTAAAG CAGAGAAAAAGCCAGAAGAGGAAAGCAGACACGACGACCCCCACCGCCAATGACCAGCTGAGCGAGTCCTCTCCCGCGGAGTCCAAGTCAGGAAAGACTCTCCCTCGGAGAGAGAGCGTGCGGCCGTCGAAACAACCCAAGAAAGAAGCGCCCGATTCCCAGCACCATCTGGCCTACAGCGCGCCCGCCGGCCCAAACAGCCCCAAAGTGCTGGAGCAGCTACGCTACTGCGCCGGCATCGTGAAGGAGATGTTCGCTAAGAAGCACACCGCTTACGCGTGGCCTTTCTACAAGCCGGTTGATGTGGAGACTCTGGGACTGCATGACTACCACGACATCATCAAACACCCCATGGACCTCACCACCATCAAG GACAAGTTGGACAACAGACAGTACAGAGACGCGCAGGAGTTTGCTGCGGACGTGCGGTTAATGTTCTCCAACTGCTACAAGTACAACCCTCCAGACCACGAGGTTGTGGTGATGGCGCGCAAGCTGCAG GACGTGTTTGAGATGCGCTTTGCTAAGATGCCGGATGAGCCCGAGGAGGTCTTTACCCCTGCGCCTGCCCCCGTGCTGCACCCTGCGGCCCCTGTGAAGCCTCAGCCGCCCATCGCCGCCCCCTCGTCCTCCGACAGCTCCAGCGACTCCTCGTCCGAGTCGGAATCCTCCACCGACGACTCGGAAGAGGAGAGAGCTCAGAGGCTGGCTGAGCTCAAGGAGCAGGTGCGGAAAAAAGac CTCAAGGCGGTCCACGAGCAGCTGGCAGCCCTGTCTCAGCCCCAGGCCAGCAAAccaaagaagaaagagaaggacaagaaggaaaagaagaaggagaagcaCAAAAAGAAAGCCATCCCCGGACTGGACGAGATCCTCGAGCCTCCTTCTGCTCTCCCGACCCCGAAGAGCAAGAATAAGAACAACAAAGATCCTCTGCCCAAGAAGACCAAGAAGCCAAG TAAGAAGGAAGGCATGAAGAACAACCGCTCCATTCCTCCCCCGGGCACAGCGCCTCCCACCCTGCAGCCTGGGCCTGGCCTCGACCCCGTGGAAGAGTCAGGTCTGGCAGGGGGACCGGGATCCGCGGGCTTGGTACCTGCCGAAAAGTGCAAGCCCATGTCCTACGAGGAGAAGAGACAGCTGAGCCTCGACATCAATAAGCTGCCTGGGGACAAGCTGGGCCGTGTGGTCCACATCATTCAATCCCGCGAGCCTTCGCTGAAAAACTCCAACCCGGACGAGATCGAGATCGACTTCGAGACGCTAAAACCTTCCACGCTGCGAGAGCTGGAGAGATACGTTTCGTCCTGTCTCcgcaagaagaagaagcctcCAG AAAAGACCGTGGAGACTATGAGCGCTAAGCCGAAAGGCTCGTCTTCAGACTCGGGCAGCAGCAGCGAGTCGAGCTCGTCCGACAGCGAGGACTCGGAGTCAG GAATGGCCTCTAAATTGAAGAAGAGAGGTCACTCTGCTAAAGAGGGGAAGAAAGGCCACCACCCGGTGATAGCGCCAGGTATGGTCCAGCCCCAGATGCCCCTCCAGCCCCAGGCTCCGGTCTTACAGCCCACAGCTCAGctaaaacaacagcagcagccacaacagcagcagcagcagcatccgTCTCCTGCAGCGTACATGGCTCCTCAGGTCACGGCGCTGGAGTCGTCGCAGCTGCTCGAGAACACGTTTGACTCTTTGCCCCACTTTGGACAGCCCCTCATGCACATGTCCCACCACACCAACGACTCGTCCTCTCCTGCCCCGCCTCACCTCAACGCTCACACAGCAAGTGGCCCCGGGTCACCTGACACGCACCCGTTCTTAAACCAGCACCCCATCCTCCAATCCCCAG cactgcacaACGCTCTGCCTCAGCAGCCTTCACGTCCTAGCAACAGAGCAGCGCCGCTCCCCGCCAAACCCCCGCAGCCCTCGACTCCCCAGCAGCCTCTGCAGCTCCAGCCCCAGCAGCCCCCTCAACCCCAGCACCACCTCCCTCCTCACCTCCTGCACCCCCATCAGCCCATCCGCCAGAGGCCGCTGTCCCCTCCTACGCTCACTCCGCAGGGCCTTCTCTCCTCACAGCCTCCTCAGTTACTGCTGGAGGATGATGAGGAACCCATGCCCACCATGCCCCTCAACCAGGTCCTCTTCCTGCAGCAGCTGCAGCAGGGTcgacaacagcagcagcagcagcaggtccCACTCATGCAGGCCCTCCAGGGCCGTCAGTCACAGCCACAGAGCCAGCCTTCCCTGTTGCAGACGGTGCAGGTGCAGTCACAGCTTCCTGTGCAGACCCAACTGTCTGTCCAAACTCAACCCCAGGCTGCTCCAGTGCACCAGCCCTCGCCGCAGATGCCCCAGCATGCACCCAGACACATGCAGCAATCGCagagccagcagcagcagcagcagcagcaacaacaacagcagcagcagcagcagcagctggcTTTCTCACAAGGCCCAGTGCAGACCACACAGACGCAGCCGGCGCAGCACAAAGTGGCCATGACTCCCAGTAAAGCGCAGCAGCAGATtattcagcagcagcagcagcagcatcctTCTCCACGTCAACACAAACCTGATCCCTATAGCACAG GACACCTGATAGAGAACCCCTCTCCTCTCATGATGCATTCCCCTCAGATTTCTCAGTATCCTCCTGTAGGCCATCAGTCTCCTCCACAAAACCTCCAGCCTAAAAAA GAGCCGCAGCGAGGGCCGCCGGCTCTCGGGCCTCTGAAGGAGGAGAAGCAGTCGCCCTCGCCCGTGATGAGGAGCGAGTCCTTCAGCCCGCCCATACGCCAGGAACCACACAAACAGCCTGAGAGCAAGACACACATGCCgggccacggccagcaga GGCCAGACATGAAGCCTCTGGACACGTCTCGCCCCGTAATCCGCTCCTCGGACCATAGCGGTCCACCCCCCACCATGCCGGACAAGGACAAGTTCAAACAGGAGCCCAAGACTCCTGTGGCTCCTAAAAAGGTACAG GATGTGAAACTGAAGAACATGGGCTCATGGGCCAGCCTGGCGCAGAGGTCCACGTCTACGCCGTCCTCGGCGGTGAAATCGAGCAGCGACAGCTTCGAGCAGTTCCGCCGAGCAGCCCGGGAGAAGGAGGAGCGGGAGAAAGCGCTGAAGGCTCAAGCAGAGCAGGCAGAGAAGGACCGGCAGCGCAGAGACCAGGAGAAACATCG ggGCCGTGATGATGAAGATACGATGGAGGTTCCTCGAAGGCCCCATGAGGAGCAGCGGAGGCGCTCTGAGCACCAGCAAGCCCAGGCCGCTCCGCCACAACAGCAGCACCAGGCCCCGTCCCAAACGCCAACCCAACAGCCCCAGACGCCGTCCGCCCCGCAGCCGTCACAGGCACCCCCTCAGTCTCCAGCCTCCAGCCAGAGCGCCCTCGACCAGCAGAGAGAGATGGCACGCCGCCGCGAgcaagagaggaggaggagagaggcg ATGGCAGCTACCATCGACATGAACTTCCAAAGCGATCTGATGGCGATCTTCGAGGAGAACTTGTTCTGA